The following are encoded together in the Kingella negevensis genome:
- a CDS encoding homoserine dehydrogenase: protein MQAVNIGILGLGTVGGGTAQVLQDNAAEISKRLGREVRVTAVCTSNVNRAKELCPQAAVVSKPTDLVTREDVDIVVELYGGTGVAKEAVLQAIGNGKHIVTANKKLLAEYGNEIFELAEQKNVMVYFEAAVAGGIPIIKTLREGLAANRIHSIAGIINGTSNFILSEMREKGAAFADVLAQAQKLGYAEADPTFDIEGHDAGHKITIMSALAFGTPVNFGACYLEGISKLDSRDIKYAEELGYRIKLLGITRCTEKGIELRVHPTLLPESRLLANVNGVMNAVRVKADMVGETMYYGAGAGSLPTASAVVADIIDICRNIGAGQDNRVPHLSFQSSQVKPQKFLTIDEITSSYYLRVQAADEAGVLGKIATLLAEQGVSIEALIQKGVLDCTYAEIVILTHSTVEKNIKNAIAAIEQQAFVSEKVTMIRMESLHG from the coding sequence ATGCAAGCAGTAAACATCGGTATTTTGGGCTTGGGAACTGTAGGCGGCGGCACAGCGCAAGTGCTGCAAGACAACGCGGCAGAAATCAGCAAGCGATTGGGTCGTGAAGTACGCGTTACAGCCGTTTGCACCAGCAATGTGAACCGTGCCAAGGAATTGTGTCCGCAAGCCGCAGTTGTGAGCAAGCCAACGGATTTGGTAACGCGTGAAGACGTGGATATTGTGGTGGAATTGTATGGCGGAACGGGCGTAGCTAAAGAAGCGGTGTTGCAAGCGATTGGCAACGGTAAGCATATTGTTACGGCAAATAAAAAATTGCTGGCAGAATATGGCAATGAAATTTTTGAGTTGGCAGAACAGAAAAATGTGATGGTGTATTTTGAAGCGGCGGTGGCTGGCGGTATTCCCATCATCAAAACCTTGCGCGAAGGCTTGGCGGCGAACCGTATTCATTCTATCGCTGGCATTATCAACGGCACGAGCAATTTTATTTTGAGCGAAATGCGCGAAAAAGGTGCGGCGTTTGCCGATGTGTTGGCGCAAGCGCAAAAATTGGGCTATGCGGAAGCTGACCCCACTTTTGATATTGAAGGACACGACGCTGGGCATAAAATCACGATTATGTCTGCTTTGGCGTTTGGTACGCCTGTGAATTTTGGCGCGTGCTATTTGGAAGGGATTAGCAAGCTGGACAGCCGCGATATTAAATACGCGGAAGAATTGGGTTATCGCATTAAATTACTGGGGATTACGCGCTGTACGGAAAAAGGCATTGAATTGCGCGTTCACCCAACTTTGCTGCCTGAAAGTCGTTTGTTGGCGAATGTGAATGGCGTGATGAACGCGGTGCGCGTGAAAGCGGATATGGTCGGCGAAACGATGTATTACGGTGCTGGCGCAGGTTCGTTGCCAACAGCGAGCGCGGTGGTGGCGGATATTATTGATATTTGTCGCAACATAGGCGCAGGGCAAGATAATCGTGTGCCACATTTGTCGTTCCAATCCAGCCAAGTGAAACCGCAAAAATTCTTGACGATTGATGAAATCACGAGCAGCTATTATTTGCGCGTTCAGGCTGCGGACGAGGCTGGTGTGTTGGGTAAAATTGCGACTTTGCTGGCAGAGCAGGGCGTGTCTATTGAAGCGTTGATTCAAAAAGGCGTGTTGGATTGCACCTACGCGGAAATTGTGATTTTGACGCATAGCACGGTTGAGAAAAATATTAAAAACGCGATTGCGGCGATTGAGCAGCAGGCGTTTGTGAGCGAAAAAGTTACCATGATTCGTATGGAAAGTTTGCATGGATAA
- a CDS encoding NUDIX domain-containing protein: protein MPPKIHVVAGVLLNAQGEYLLSSRPEGKPYAGYWEFAGGKVEAGETEFAALQREFNEELGIEILAATPWLTKFYQYEHAHVHLRFFRVHAHEWRGELQSREGQQWAWQRAGDYTVSPMLPANTALLAALAVPTQFSGSLKTGLVGRNNMGKYRVAPYASAEPQHENVLLTFDELQRVGKLPEKRSVWVAVENVAQFQAAMDADVLVWQVNDERAAQAVLDLLKDGVSQPLVVYADKGLCERFAADWSANGAQAVVLACDVLAA from the coding sequence ATGCCCCCAAAAATCCACGTTGTCGCAGGCGTATTACTCAACGCGCAAGGCGAATATCTTTTATCATCACGCCCCGAAGGCAAGCCATATGCTGGCTACTGGGAATTTGCAGGCGGCAAAGTAGAAGCAGGCGAAACTGAATTTGCCGCGCTGCAACGCGAGTTCAACGAAGAGCTGGGAATTGAAATTCTAGCCGCTACGCCATGGCTAACCAAGTTCTACCAATACGAACACGCCCACGTTCACTTGCGATTTTTCCGCGTGCACGCCCACGAATGGCGCGGCGAATTGCAATCGCGCGAAGGTCAGCAATGGGCTTGGCAACGCGCTGGCGATTACACTGTGTCGCCAATGTTGCCAGCGAACACTGCGCTTTTAGCCGCGCTTGCTGTGCCAACGCAGTTTTCAGGCAGCCTGAAAACGGGGCTAGTCGGGCGAAATAATATGGGAAAATACCGTGTTGCGCCGTATGCGTCTGCCGAGCCGCAGCATGAAAATGTTTTGCTGACGTTTGATGAATTACAACGCGTGGGCAAGCTGCCTGAAAAGCGCAGCGTTTGGGTGGCGGTGGAAAATGTCGCGCAGTTTCAGGCTGCGATGGACGCTGATGTGTTGGTGTGGCAAGTGAATGATGAACGCGCGGCGCAGGCGGTGTTGGATTTACTGAAAGACGGGGTTTCTCAGCCGCTTGTGGTTTATGCGGACAAGGGGTTGTGTGAACGGTTTGCAGCGGATTGGTCGGCGAATGGGGCGCAAGCTGTGGTTTTGGCGTGTGATGTATTGGCAGCCTGA
- the manA gene encoding mannose-6-phosphate isomerase, class I, whose amino-acid sequence MQPLFLKSTFHDKIWGGNTLRTQFGYEIPTETTGEFWAISAHPNGMSTIANGEHTGKTLAQLFDQHRELFGNSTDKQFPLLTKILDAQDWLSVQVHPNDAYAAEHENSLGKTECWYIIAADEGAEIVYGHHATSREQLAQYIKDGKWNELLCKVKVKAGDFFHVPSGTIHAIGKGILILETQQSSDTTYRVYDFDRKDAQGNKRDLHIQQSIDVATIGALQNSHPDTQIIGNCATTTYVSNEFFTVYKWQISGCVSMKKNAPYTLVSVLNGSGSLKIGSETFALKKGEHFILTSDIPEWTFDGNLEMIASHV is encoded by the coding sequence ATGCAACCACTTTTCCTAAAATCCACTTTTCACGACAAAATCTGGGGCGGCAACACCCTACGCACCCAATTCGGCTACGAAATTCCCACCGAAACCACAGGCGAATTCTGGGCAATTTCCGCCCACCCAAACGGTATGTCCACCATTGCCAATGGCGAACACACAGGCAAAACTCTAGCCCAATTATTCGACCAACACCGCGAATTATTCGGCAACAGCACCGACAAACAATTCCCCTTGCTCACCAAAATCCTAGACGCACAAGACTGGCTCAGCGTTCAAGTTCACCCAAATGACGCATACGCGGCTGAACATGAAAACAGCTTAGGCAAAACCGAATGTTGGTACATTATCGCTGCAGACGAAGGCGCAGAAATCGTGTACGGACACCACGCCACCAGCCGCGAACAGCTTGCCCAATACATCAAAGACGGCAAATGGAACGAACTTTTGTGCAAAGTGAAAGTGAAAGCAGGCGACTTTTTCCATGTACCGTCAGGCACAATTCACGCCATCGGCAAAGGCATTCTCATTCTCGAAACCCAGCAATCCAGCGACACCACCTACCGCGTGTATGACTTTGACCGCAAAGATGCACAAGGCAATAAACGCGATTTACATATTCAACAATCCATTGATGTCGCCACCATTGGCGCACTGCAAAACAGCCACCCCGACACGCAAATTATCGGCAACTGTGCCACCACAACTTATGTGAGCAACGAATTTTTCACCGTGTATAAATGGCAAATTTCAGGCTGCGTCAGCATGAAAAAAAACGCGCCGTACACATTAGTTAGCGTGTTAAACGGTTCAGGCAGCCTGAAAATCGGCAGCGAAACTTTCGCGCTGAAAAAAGGCGAACATTTCATCTTAACTAGCGATATTCCAGAATGGACTTTTGACGGCAATTTAGAAATGATTGCCAGCCACGTTTAA
- a CDS encoding rhodanese family protein produces MDLNTLNAAQVAEKLQQGAVLVDIRSVNEYRAKHIAQAQSMPLDELDKLSPPSQTVVIFHCLSGMRTRQNWDKLRAFAQNAAEIYVLDGGLNAWEQAGFPVEKAAKAPMDIMRQVQIAAGSLVLLGVIFGALVSPVFYALSAFVGVGLVFAGVTGFCGMAKLLAKMPWNRF; encoded by the coding sequence ATGGATTTAAATACATTAAACGCTGCACAAGTAGCGGAAAAATTACAACAAGGTGCGGTATTGGTTGATATTCGCAGCGTAAATGAATATCGCGCCAAACACATCGCGCAAGCGCAATCTATGCCGTTAGATGAATTGGATAAATTGTCGCCGCCTAGTCAAACGGTGGTAATTTTTCATTGTTTATCAGGCATGAGAACGCGCCAAAATTGGGATAAGTTACGCGCTTTTGCACAAAATGCTGCGGAAATTTATGTGTTGGACGGTGGCTTGAATGCTTGGGAACAAGCAGGTTTTCCCGTAGAAAAAGCCGCAAAAGCGCCAATGGACATCATGCGCCAAGTACAAATCGCCGCAGGAAGTTTGGTTTTGTTGGGTGTGATTTTTGGGGCGTTGGTGTCGCCTGTGTTTTATGCTTTATCGGCTTTTGTTGGGGTTGGGTTGGTGTTTGCTGGCGTAACGGGGTTTTGCGGTATGGCGAAATTGTTAGCAAAAATGCCATGGAATCGTTTTTAA
- a CDS encoding spore coat-associated protein camelysin → MKKLNLLMCLWLTGCIYAETPDGRYTELDLPVQTQTTIHKTVTVNAPPGTIVNISETPVYENNTCRCYYDDYECHRVCYY, encoded by the coding sequence ATGAAAAAGCTCAATTTGCTCATGTGTTTGTGGCTCACAGGCTGCATCTACGCCGAAACCCCAGACGGGCGTTACACCGAGCTAGATTTGCCCGTGCAGACCCAAACCACCATTCACAAAACCGTAACCGTAAATGCCCCTCCTGGCACAATCGTCAATATCAGCGAAACCCCCGTTTACGAAAACAATACGTGCCGCTGTTATTACGATGATTATGAATGCCACCGCGTGTGCTATTACTAA
- a CDS encoding heavy-metal-associated domain-containing protein, with protein MATVTLNIGGMTCGGCVKSVAKVLGDVNGVTRADVDLESATAVVEFDDAQTNIAALIDVVEDAGFDAVQA; from the coding sequence ATGGCAACAGTAACCTTAAACATCGGCGGCATGACTTGCGGCGGCTGTGTGAAAAGCGTGGCAAAAGTTTTGGGCGACGTGAACGGCGTAACCCGTGCAGATGTGGATTTAGAAAGCGCGACTGCGGTGGTGGAATTTGATGACGCGCAGACGAATATCGCGGCGTTAATTGATGTGGTGGAAGATGCTGGGTTTGATGCGGTGCAAGCGTAA
- a CDS encoding DUF2750 domain-containing protein, which translates to MIIQNDPRYDAFIKNVVKNQIVYTLQDDQNFFAECPSEEYDDELGNPVTVLCFWDSEADTLACKQDEWENFTLETVSLDEFLGNVIMDMDEYHKLVGVAFDAELYGTEIEPVELLADLLDEIEAQDLADEFEQFDEWRSYQKKWFAQTEAPHIVH; encoded by the coding sequence ATGATTATCCAAAACGACCCACGCTATGACGCATTCATCAAAAATGTAGTCAAAAATCAAATCGTTTACACCCTGCAAGACGACCAAAATTTCTTCGCTGAATGCCCGTCCGAAGAATACGACGACGAACTAGGCAACCCCGTTACCGTGTTATGTTTTTGGGACAGCGAAGCCGATACCCTAGCTTGCAAACAAGACGAATGGGAAAACTTCACGCTAGAAACCGTGTCGTTGGACGAATTTTTAGGCAACGTCATCATGGATATGGACGAATATCACAAACTCGTCGGCGTAGCGTTTGACGCAGAATTGTACGGCACAGAAATCGAACCCGTAGAATTGCTCGCCGATTTGCTAGACGAAATTGAAGCCCAAGATTTAGCAGATGAATTTGAACAATTTGACGAATGGCGCAGCTATCAAAAAAAATGGTTTGCCCAAACCGAAGCCCCCCATATTGTTCACTGA
- the arsC gene encoding arsenate reductase (glutaredoxin) (This arsenate reductase requires both glutathione and glutaredoxin to convert arsenate to arsenite, after which the efflux transporter formed by ArsA and ArsB can extrude the arsenite from the cell, providing resistance.), translated as MNIKIYHNPNCSKSRATLELIRNAGIEPQIIEYLQTPPDERTLRELLSQMNFTAQDLVREPERFSGCDNDEVIAAMLREPSLINRPIVVSDKGVRLCRPPELVLELL; from the coding sequence ATGAACATCAAAATTTATCACAACCCAAACTGCAGCAAATCACGCGCCACGCTTGAGCTAATCCGCAACGCAGGCATTGAACCGCAAATCATCGAATATTTACAAACGCCGCCCGATGAACGCACCTTGCGCGAATTGTTATCGCAAATGAATTTCACTGCACAAGACTTAGTGCGCGAACCTGAACGCTTTTCAGGCTGCGATAATGATGAAGTCATCGCTGCCATGTTGCGCGAACCGAGTTTAATCAATCGCCCGATTGTGGTGAGCGATAAAGGGGTGAGATTGTGTCGTCCGCCAGAATTGGTGCTTGAGCTACTGTAA
- the cueR gene encoding Cu(I)-responsive transcriptional regulator, protein MNISQAAQQTGLSAKQIRDYEKQNLLPETQRSESGYRVYGEHDLQRLRFIRHARDVGFSLAQIRELLALQDNPHRHSRDVKQLTAAHIADLTLKIEMLQNMREKLQMWHDQCAGDEHSACCILDGLVDL, encoded by the coding sequence ATGAACATCAGCCAAGCCGCCCAACAAACAGGTTTATCCGCCAAACAAATCCGCGATTACGAAAAACAAAATTTGCTGCCTGAAACCCAGCGTAGCGAATCGGGCTATCGCGTGTATGGCGAACACGATTTACAGCGATTGCGGTTTATTCGTCATGCGCGAGATGTGGGTTTTTCGTTGGCACAAATTCGTGAATTGTTGGCGTTGCAAGACAATCCGCACCGCCACAGTCGCGATGTGAAACAGCTCACGGCGGCGCATATTGCGGACTTAACGCTGAAAATTGAAATGCTGCAAAATATGCGTGAAAAACTGCAAATGTGGCATGACCAATGCGCTGGCGATGAGCATTCAGCTTGTTGTATTTTGGACGGTTTGGTGGATTTGTAG
- a CDS encoding heavy metal translocating P-type ATPase, with translation MATQHINFNIQGMTCQACANRIEKVLNKKEFVSEAVVNFAGETAQITFDDTQTNPDELIKIIEKTGFQAAVQTSLLPETDSHESHWRVWTLLALSLPFWVGMLGMLGGSHTLMPPLWLQIAMATVAQTYFALPFYKGAIASVRGGLANMDVLVSVGTLSIYLYSLGMVLAGHAHHVYFEAGVMVLAFVSLGKYLEAKTKRGSLNALGSLLQLTPRDVQILQNNQWQTVKIDQVKQGDILRCVQGGRIAADGEVVSGEGWADESHLTGESQPVYKTIGNKVLAGSILSGSLDYRAESLGSDTLLGDMVAALADAQGSKAPIARLADKVATVFVPSVLAISLLTLVANWLIVGDFTVALVRAVAVLVVACPCALGLATPAAIMAGMGQAVQHGVWFKNAAALEMAGAVDTVILDKTGTLTQGKPDIAAIWTADNFTENQLFEIAAAVEQHAAHPLANAIVQAALAREIAPLNAENVNTVAGEGISANIDGLGDVKVGKLDFCGFRLPENLADNVWNIASLVAVSLNNQPVGAFALADPLKPDSLAAIQRLREHNIAVHILSGDNAATVAHIAQQLGLPENHAHGNQSPRQKAEFIQQLQQQGAKVAMAGDGINDAPALALADVGFAVRGSTDIAEQSADAVLVQQSVNQLASGLIVARATLRAIKQNLFFAFIYNALGIPFAAVGLLTPVLAGAMMALSSVSVLGNALRLKRMKF, from the coding sequence ATGGCAACCCAACACATCAATTTCAACATTCAAGGCATGACCTGCCAAGCCTGCGCCAATCGCATTGAAAAAGTGTTGAATAAAAAAGAATTTGTGTCCGAAGCGGTGGTTAATTTTGCTGGCGAAACCGCGCAAATCACGTTTGACGACACGCAAACCAATCCCGATGAACTCATCAAAATCATTGAAAAAACAGGCTTTCAGGCAGCCGTGCAAACTTCGTTGCTGCCTGAAACGGATTCGCATGAAAGCCATTGGCGCGTGTGGACGTTGCTCGCATTGTCGTTGCCGTTTTGGGTGGGCATGTTGGGCATGCTCGGCGGTTCTCACACGCTGATGCCGCCGCTTTGGCTGCAGATTGCGATGGCGACTGTGGCGCAGACGTATTTTGCGCTGCCATTTTACAAGGGTGCGATTGCCAGCGTGCGCGGTGGTTTGGCGAATATGGACGTGTTGGTGTCGGTGGGTACATTGTCTATCTATTTGTATTCATTGGGAATGGTGTTGGCAGGACACGCGCATCACGTTTATTTTGAAGCGGGCGTCATGGTGTTGGCGTTTGTGTCGCTCGGCAAATATTTGGAAGCGAAAACGAAACGCGGCAGCCTGAACGCGCTCGGTTCTCTGCTGCAACTCACGCCACGAGATGTGCAAATTCTGCAAAATAATCAATGGCAAACGGTCAAAATTGACCAAGTGAAACAAGGCGATATTTTGCGCTGTGTACAAGGCGGACGCATCGCGGCAGACGGCGAAGTGGTGTCGGGCGAAGGTTGGGCGGACGAAAGCCATTTGACAGGCGAAAGCCAACCTGTTTACAAAACGATTGGAAACAAGGTGTTAGCAGGTTCTATTCTTTCAGGCAGCCTTGATTATCGCGCGGAAAGTTTGGGCAGCGACACGCTGTTGGGCGACATGGTGGCGGCGTTGGCGGACGCGCAGGGCAGCAAAGCCCCGATTGCGCGTTTGGCGGACAAGGTGGCGACGGTGTTTGTGCCGTCTGTGTTGGCGATTTCGTTACTGACTTTGGTGGCTAACTGGTTGATTGTGGGCGATTTTACGGTGGCTTTGGTTCGTGCGGTGGCGGTGTTGGTGGTGGCGTGTCCGTGCGCATTGGGTTTGGCGACCCCTGCGGCGATTATGGCTGGCATGGGGCAGGCGGTGCAGCATGGGGTGTGGTTTAAAAATGCGGCAGCATTGGAAATGGCTGGCGCGGTGGATACGGTGATTTTGGACAAAACAGGCACGCTAACACAGGGAAAACCTGATATTGCGGCAATTTGGACGGCGGATAATTTTACGGAAAATCAATTATTTGAAATTGCGGCGGCGGTAGAACAACACGCGGCGCACCCTTTGGCGAATGCGATTGTGCAGGCTGCTTTGGCGCGTGAAATTGCACCGTTGAACGCGGAAAATGTGAACACGGTGGCTGGCGAAGGGATTAGCGCGAATATTGACGGTTTGGGCGATGTGAAAGTGGGGAAATTGGATTTTTGCGGTTTCAGGCTGCCTGAAAATTTAGCAGATAATGTATGGAATATTGCCAGTTTGGTTGCCGTTTCATTGAATAATCAACCCGTTGGCGCATTCGCCCTAGCTGACCCACTCAAACCCGACAGCCTTGCTGCCATTCAACGATTACGCGAACACAACATTGCCGTCCACATTTTAAGCGGCGACAACGCGGCAACCGTTGCCCACATTGCGCAACAATTAGGGCTGCCTGAAAACCACGCGCACGGCAACCAATCGCCGCGCCAAAAAGCCGAATTTATCCAACAACTTCAACAACAAGGCGCGAAAGTGGCAATGGCTGGGGACGGCATCAACGATGCGCCAGCGTTGGCGTTGGCGGACGTGGGTTTTGCGGTGCGCGGCAGCACGGATATTGCCGAACAAAGCGCGGACGCGGTACTGGTGCAGCAATCGGTTAATCAACTGGCGAGCGGTCTCATTGTGGCGCGTGCGACTTTGCGTGCGATTAAGCAGAATTTGTTTTTTGCATTTATTTATAATGCGCTGGGGATTCCGTTTGCGGCGGTTGGATTGCTTACGCCTGTGTTGGCTGGCGCGATGATGGCGTTGAGCTCGGTGTCGGTGTTGGGGAATGCGTTGCGATTGAAACGCATGAAATTTTGA
- the eno gene encoding phosphopyruvate hydratase, which produces MSAIIDIFAREILDSRGNPTVECDVLLESGVMGRAAVPSGASTGQKEALELRDGDKSRYLGKGVLKAVEHVNNEIASALIGIDATEQAYIDQIMLDLDGTENKGKLGANATLAVSLAVARAAAEDAGLPLYRYLGGAGPMALPVPMMNVINGGEHANNSLNIQEFMIMPVGATSFREALRCGAEIFHALKKLCDSKGFPTTVGDEGGFAPNLNSHEEALQLMVEATEKAGYKAGEDVYFAMDCASSEFYKDGKYHLEAEGKAYSSEEFADYLAGLVAKYPIISIEDGMDENDWAGWKHLTEKLGDKVQLVGDDLFVTNPKILAEGIEKGVANALLVKVNQIGTLSETLSAVDLAKRNCYTSVMSHRSGETEDSTIADLAVATNCMQIKTGSLSRSDRMAKYNQLLRIEEELGSAAYYPGKKAFYQLKK; this is translated from the coding sequence ATGAGCGCAATTATTGATATTTTTGCACGCGAAATTTTGGATTCACGCGGTAACCCAACCGTGGAATGTGATGTATTGTTGGAAAGTGGCGTAATGGGTCGCGCGGCTGTGCCAAGTGGCGCATCAACAGGTCAAAAAGAAGCCTTGGAATTGCGCGATGGCGACAAATCTCGCTACTTGGGCAAAGGCGTTTTGAAAGCCGTTGAACACGTTAATAACGAAATCGCCAGCGCATTGATTGGTATTGACGCAACTGAACAAGCCTACATTGACCAAATCATGTTGGATTTGGACGGCACTGAAAACAAAGGCAAATTGGGCGCAAACGCTACATTGGCAGTTTCTTTGGCAGTGGCACGCGCTGCGGCTGAAGATGCTGGCTTGCCTTTGTATCGCTACTTGGGTGGTGCAGGTCCAATGGCTTTGCCAGTGCCAATGATGAACGTAATCAACGGTGGCGAACACGCAAACAATAGTTTGAATATTCAAGAATTTATGATTATGCCAGTAGGCGCGACTTCATTCCGTGAAGCATTGCGTTGCGGCGCGGAAATTTTCCACGCATTGAAAAAATTGTGCGACAGCAAAGGTTTCCCAACAACTGTGGGCGACGAAGGCGGTTTTGCACCAAACTTGAACAGCCACGAAGAAGCCTTGCAACTGATGGTTGAAGCCACAGAAAAAGCGGGCTACAAAGCAGGCGAAGACGTTTACTTTGCTATGGACTGCGCGTCTAGCGAATTCTACAAAGACGGCAAATACCATTTGGAAGCCGAAGGCAAAGCCTACAGCAGCGAAGAATTTGCTGACTACTTGGCTGGCTTGGTTGCGAAATACCCAATCATCTCTATTGAAGACGGTATGGATGAAAACGACTGGGCAGGTTGGAAACACTTGACTGAAAAATTGGGCGACAAAGTTCAATTGGTAGGCGATGACTTGTTCGTGACTAATCCAAAAATCTTGGCTGAAGGCATTGAAAAAGGCGTGGCAAATGCATTGTTGGTAAAAGTAAACCAAATCGGTACATTGAGCGAAACTTTGAGTGCAGTGGATTTGGCAAAACGCAACTGCTACACAAGCGTGATGAGCCACCGTTCAGGCGAAACAGAAGACAGCACTATTGCTGACTTAGCTGTGGCAACCAACTGCATGCAAATCAAAACAGGTTCATTGAGCCGTTCAGACCGTATGGCGAAATACAACCAATTGTTGCGCATTGAGGAGGAATTGGGTTCTGCTGCATACTACCCAGGCAAAAAAGCATTCTATCAATTGAAAAAATAA
- a CDS encoding helix-turn-helix transcriptional regulator, with protein sequence MEERLLNIKEVREKTSLSQATIYRKIRLNKFPKPVKLSESCSRWKNSEIEQWIASLT encoded by the coding sequence ATGGAAGAACGTCTACTCAACATTAAAGAAGTTCGAGAAAAAACTTCACTATCTCAAGCCACTATTTACCGAAAAATACGGCTGAATAAATTTCCGAAACCAGTCAAACTTTCAGAAAGTTGCAGCCGTTGGAAAAATAGCGAAATTGAACAATGGATAGCCTCACTTACGTAA
- a CDS encoding FtsB family cell division protein, whose product MRWITWAMIVTLCALQYQIWVSNGGTGLRGQYAEMEQKAEGIKQQNKNTRRENAILRSEINDLQNGYNAVSELARNNMGYIEEGEVFYTLKPQ is encoded by the coding sequence ATGAGATGGATTACATGGGCAATGATTGTTACATTATGCGCGTTGCAATACCAAATTTGGGTGAGCAATGGCGGCACAGGACTGCGCGGACAATATGCAGAAATGGAACAAAAAGCCGAAGGTATCAAACAACAAAATAAAAACACCCGCCGTGAAAACGCCATTTTGCGTTCCGAAATCAACGATTTGCAAAACGGCTACAATGCCGTATCCGAATTGGCTCGCAACAACATGGGCTATATTGAAGAAGGCGAAGTTTTTTACACATTAAAACCACAATGA
- a CDS encoding ArsR/SmtB family transcription factor, protein MADLKQNLNFEQQAEQAAQFLKTLGNPVRLQILCLLADEKELSVGELVALLPLTQSALSQHLAKLRDEGLVAYRRESQTLYYFVRSENALKLLLILKEMFCS, encoded by the coding sequence ATGGCTGATTTAAAACAAAATTTAAACTTTGAACAACAAGCTGAACAAGCAGCGCAATTTTTAAAAACGCTAGGCAATCCTGTCCGTTTACAAATTTTGTGTTTACTAGCAGACGAAAAAGAATTGAGCGTGGGCGAATTAGTAGCGCTTTTGCCTTTAACGCAATCGGCATTGTCGCAGCACTTAGCGAAATTGCGCGATGAAGGTTTGGTGGCTTATCGGCGCGAATCGCAAACGCTGTATTACTTCGTTCGTAGTGAAAATGCTTTGAAATTATTGTTGATTTTAAAAGAAATGTTCTGTTCGTAG